Below is a genomic region from Pectobacterium polaris.
GCCACCATGAAGTTTATCATTAAATTGTTCCCGGAAATCACCATCAAGAGCCAATCTGTGCGGTTGCGCTTTATCAAGATTCTAACCGGAAACATTCGCAACGTATTAAAACACTATGATGAAACGCTGGCGGTTGTCCGTCACTGGGATCATATCGAAGTTCGTGCCAAAGATGAAAATCAGCGTGGAGCGATTCGTGATGCGCTAACAAGAATTCCGGGTATTCACCATATTCTGGAAGTTGAAGATCATTCTTATACCGATGTGCATAACATCTTTGAACAGGCGCTGGCGTTGTATCGTGAGCGGTTGGAAGGCAAAACGTTTTGTGTGCGAGTGAAACGCCGCGGTAAGCATGAATTTAGCTCACAGGACGTGGAGCGCTACGTCGGCGGCGGTTTGAACCAGCATATTGAAACGGCGCGAGTTAACCTCACGACACCGCAGGTCACCGTGCATCTGGAAATCGAGCAGGACCGCCTGCTGCTGATTAAAGGCCGCAGCGAAGGGATCGGTGGTTACCCAATCGGTACGCAGGAAGATGTGTTATCACTGATTTCTGGTGGTTTCGACTCTGGCGTATCCAGCTATATGTTGATGCGTCGTGGATGCCGCGTGCATTACTGCTTCTTCAACCTTGGCGGTGCAGCACATGAGATCGGTGTGAAGCAGGTCGCACACTATCTGTGGAACCGTTTTGGTAGCTCGCATCGGGTGCGTTTCATTGCCATCGACTTCGATCCTGTCGTGGGTGAAATTCTGGAGAAGGTTGACGACGGCCAGATGGGTGTCGTCTTAAAACGCATGATGGTACGTGCGGCCTCCAAAGTTGCTGAGCGTTACGGTGTTCAGGCGCTGGTGACCGGTGAAGCGTTAGGGCAGGTGTCCAGTCAGACGCTAACTAACCTGCGTTTGATCGATAATGCCTCCGACACGCTGATTCTTCGCCCGCTGATTTCTCATGATAAAGAGCACATTATCAAACAGGCTCGTGAGCTGGGGACGGAAGATTTCGCCAAAACGATGCCGGAATACTGTGGTGTGATCTCTAAAAGCCCGACGGTGAAGGCAGTGAAAGCGAAGATTGAGGCCGAAGAAGGCCACTTTGATTTTGCTATCCTGGATCGCGTGGTGAGTGAAGCACGGAATATTGATATCCGTGAGATCGCCGAGCAGACCAAGCAAGAGGTGGTTGAAGTCGAAACGGTCGCGTCGTTTGCGCCAACTGACGTGCTGTTGGATATCCGCGCGCCGGATGAACAGGACGATAAACCGCTTGAGCTGGATCAGATCGAAATCAAATCCTTACCGTTCTACAAACTGGGTACGCAGTTTGGCGATTTGGATCAGAGTAAAACCTATCTACTTTACTGCGAGCGTGGCGTGATGAGCCGCTTGCAGGCGCTGTACCTGCGTGAGCAAGGTTTCAGCAATGTGAAGGTATACCGTCCGTAATAGAAATAAGGCGCGCAAGCGCCTTAGACTTGCTGACAAAGTGCGTCGAGCGGTGGTAATGGATAGATCGTAAAGACGCTGCAAGTACGTCCATGTAAGCTCGAGCCGCGCCATCCTTGGCGCGGACGCTTTACTCTTCTATTCCATTATCACCGTTTTCGTTCCCCAAATAGGTTTATCAACGACAGAACGTGCGCAAGCGCCTTTTTCGTCAGTCTTAATCGCGATAATTATGAATTCCCGGCGGCAGGATGAGCTGTGCGGCGACGTCGGCGGCTTTTTCTTTTCCCAGTAGCAAATCGATGATCTTCAGCGCGAAATCCATGCTGGTTCCTGGCCCTTGTGTGGTTAACAGATTCACCCGTGGATCGTAGACGACGCGCTTTTCCATCCATTTTTCTGGTGCAATCTTATCCTTAAACGCAGGATAGCCCGTCATGTTTCCGACGGGGAACAGCTGATGATATTCCAGCACCAGCGCAGGCGTTGCACACATCGCAGCGACAATTTTCCCTTCCAGATGCGCTTGTCGAATACATTCCACCAGTATTGGGCTATCGCGGAAGCACTCCGCACCTTGCAGGCCGCCCGGTAACACCAGTACATCGAAAGGCCGATCGGCGACGGTAGCCAGTGGGGCATCCGCCAGCAGCCTTACCCCGCGTGAGCAGACGATTTCCAGATTGCCATCGCTGGCTACACTGGCAAGCGTGACCTGAATACCCGCTCGGACAAGCAAATCGATGGTCGTGACGGCTTCAGTTTCTTCACTACCAGGTGCCAGACACACCAGTGCCGATGCGGTCATAATCATTTTCCTTTTGCTTAATGTAGTCAAACAGACGGGCATTTTCGGGGAGCATCAGCCCGTGGAGACGCGCACGGTGCAGTAAATACCCGGTAATGTAATCAATTTCGGTATGTCGCTGAGCGATGATGTCCTGCAACATTGATGAGGTGTTTGCCGCAGTGTTCTGAATAATTTGGTTCACGTAGAGCAGCAGGCTATCTGGCGATGTGTGGAAGCCTTCTCGTTCCATGACGCTGGCCACTTCCTGACAAAGTGACACAATCAGTTCCGGGTAGGCAGAAAGCTCGCCATTGGTGCAGTGATATTTCACCGTGAGCGGATTGATGACGCAGTTAGCCGCCAGTTTCAGCCAGCAGGTAGCGCTAATGTTGGTGTGCCAGGCCACATCCGGCAAGGCCTGATGCAGCACTTCAGCTAAATGGCTTTGGCTACTGTCACCGTTAAACGTGCCAATATGCGTTGTGCCTGCCGCAACGTGTACGACGTTATTTGCATCGCGTCTGGCAGCGTGGGTGGTAATACCAAGCACTAGTGACTGCGGCAGCGACGGCAATTCTTCTCGTGTGCCCATCCCGTTGTGTAAAAGCAGAATCGTGCAATGCGGGTTGAGCTGCGGCAACAGCACGGTAATGGCATCGGAAACCTGCCAGGCTTTGAGCGTCACCAGCAGAAGTTCGCTTTGGGCAAGATGATCGGGATCGTTCGCTGTCAGGTTGAGATTACAGTGCTGGCCGTCCAGCATCGTGACATTGACTGGACAATACGGTTGCGGAATGCGCAGCCATCCCTGGACATCATGCCCTTGCTGATGTAACGCAGCGAGCCAAAGTTGCCCCAGCGCGCCACAGCCAAGAACGGTGATCTTCATGTGTGTCTCCCTTATTCGATGCGGGCGCTGTTGTTCAGCCATCATAGGCTATCATTCATGTCGCGATCTTGCGTTATTCGGCCTGTTTACCTGATGCAGAGTAAAAAACGGGATCGTGTCTGGCATCTTGCTTATCGCAGAAGAGCGGTTATTATGCTCGCCAGCCAAATTTGTCAGGAGAGCGAATTATGCCATCTTTCGATATTGTTTCGGAAATTGATATGCAGGAAGTCCGTAACGCGGTGGAAAATGCGACACGCGATCTGAGCACCCGTTGGGATTTTCGCAATGTTCCGGCCAGCTTTGAACTGAATGAGAAATCACAGACTATCAAAGTGGCCAGCGAGTCTGATTTTCAGGTACAACAGCTGGTTGATATTCTGCGTGAAAAGCTGGTTAAGCGGGGTATTGAAGGCGGTGCGCTGGAGATCCCAGAAGAAATGGAACACAGCGGAAAAACGTACAGCGTGGAAGCGAAGCTGAAGCAAGGTATTGAAACGACGCTAGCGAAGCAAATCATCAAGCTGATTAAAGACAGCAAGCTGAAAGTGCAGGCGCAGATTCAAGGTGAACAGGTTCGCGTCACCGGTAAATCACGGGATGATTTGCAGGGCGTGATGGCGTTGATTCGAGGCGGAAATCTGGGGCAACCGTTCCAGTTTACCAACTTCCGCGATTGATTCGTTTAGTCATCCGCCGATGAACAGTAAGGCCAGCGAAAGCTGGCCTGTTGCATGGTGCGTTAGGATTGACCCACTAATTGTTCTAACTGCTGCCGATTGGTCTTTTTGTTGTCGATCTTCACATAGGCGCTGTATTCATCCGGCACGATGACCACTTCGGCCACGCCGGGCTGGGTACGAATTTTCTGTTCCAATTCACTATCCTGCAATGCTAAATCAGACAGCGTGATTCTCAGGCTACTGAGATAAGGCGGCTCCTGCATGGTGACGCTGACGAGTAGCCAGATGGCCGCAATCGCCGCGCCAGCCATAAACACGGCTGAGGCACCATAAAGCTCAAACAGCCCGCCGCCGATGCTCCCACCAATGGCCACACCGATAAACTGCGTGGTGGAGTAAACGCCCATCGCGGTGCCTTTGTATCCCGCAGGCGACTCCTTGCTAATCAACGAGGGCAGCAGGGCTTCCATGACGTTGAAAGCCAGGAAGAACAGCTGTACACCAATGATAATTTGCCAGAGGTGGTTATCTGCCTTCCATAGGACAACTTCTGCGGCGATCAGCACCACGATGCAGCCGATGAAGACCTGCTTCATTCGCCTTTTCACTTCAGCATAAATAATGAAAGGCACGACGCCGACAAAAGAGATCAGCATCGTGACCAGATAGACTTTCCAGTGGTCCTGCGGTGCCAAGCCCACAGATTCCATTACGCGCGGCAGGGCGACGAAGCTCGACATCAATAAAATATGCAGACACATGATGCCGATATTCAGTTTCAGCAGGCGGCTATTGCCGAGCACTTTGCGGAAACTGCCGCGTACCATCGCCGATTCTCGATTCAGGACGTGTGCAGGCGCAGAAGGAATTAGGGTCAGCGTGATGACAATGCCAGCGAGTGACAGAAGGGCGATGCCCCAGAAGAGCGCCTGTAAACCGAAGGCGTGAGTAACGATAGGCCCAACGACCATGGCGATAGCAAAGGTGACACCAAAGCTGACGCCGATAAACGCCATGGCTTTGGTTCGGTTCTGCTCACGCGTCAGGTCGGAAAGTAGCGCCATGACGGCGGCAGAAATCGCGCCAGCGCCCTGCAATGCCCGACCAAGGATGATGCCCCAGATGGAGTCGCTCAGTGCGGCGATGACGCTGCCGAGTGCAAATATCAGCAGTCCCCCGACGATCAGCGGTTTTCTACCGATACGATCGGAGACCAAACCAAAGGGAATCTGGAAAATAGCCTGCATTAAGCCATAAATACCAATCGCAATACCGATCAGCGCTTCACTCGCGCCCTGCAAGGCCATGCCGTACGTGGTCAGAACAGGCAGAACCATGAACATGCCAAGCATGCGCAGTGAAAAAACGGCTCCCAAGCCCCATGTGGCGCGTAATTCGCCAGGGGTCATTTTATTATCGTTCATACGTACCTCTGAAAACAATTGGCGCTATTTTAGTGCGTTATTGGCCAGACAGTAAACGATAGGTTTGTTACGTGATTTGGCGGGGTAGGAAATAGGGGAGGGGGAAAAGAAAAAAACGCAGGGAGAGTTTTTCAACGTCGCTTTTGCGACGGCCCGAAGGGGGGAGAGCAGGAAGCTCGACATAAAAAACCAGGGAACGTTTTTAACGTCCTTGCGACGAGACGAAGGGCGCGTGCAGGAAGCGGGTCATAAAAAAACAGGCGGACGAGCCACCTGTTTTTATTAAATGCCTGTAACGCTGCTTGTGATTAACGTAGGTAGGTCAGCATAATTTCATGCGCTGGTGCCATTGAATCCACAGACATCATGACGCTCAGTGACGTAATCGCGACAATGGAGAAAACAAACAGTTTTCTTGCCCATACGCGGTCATCAATCGCATTTTTATAGCCTGACAGCGCCATACCCAACCACCAGACGCTAACTGCTGCGGCAACGATCAGATATTTATAGCCGGCATAGCCGCCGAGAGACAGCATCAGTGTCGCTACCGCAAACGCCACGATGTACAGCGTGATGTGGTGTTTCGCAACGGAGATACCTTTCACAACAGGCAGAACCGGGATGTTGGCGGCCTGATAATCCTTGAAGCGGAAAATCGCAATCGCGTATGAATGCGGCATCTGCCACAGGCTAAAGATCAGCAGCAGAATCAACGCGCCAGCATCGAACTGGTTGCTGACGGCACAGTAACCGATAACCGGTGGTGCCGCGCCGGACAGGCTGCCAATCAGCGTGCCATAAACAGAATGCCGCTTCATGTACAGACTATACACACCGACATACACGACGAAGCCCATCACCGCCAGCCACATGGCCAGCGGGTTAGCCGCGATGTAAAGCAGAGCAAAGCCCGCAATACCTAACAGCGATGCGTAAACCAGCGTTACCTTCAGCGAAATCAGTCCCTTTACCAGAACCCGATTTTTGGTTCTCTCCATTTTCTTGTCGATGTCGCGGTCAATGACGTTGTTAAACACGCAGCCAGATGCAACGACTAACGACACACCCACGAGGGTGGCGAAAAACAGGGGATAATCAATGCGGCCTTGGGCCGCAAGGAGAAATCCACCGATAACGGAAATCAGATTTCCGAAAATAATTCCTGGTTTAGTAACTTGCAGGTATTGCTTAATCATCTTTTACGGCTCTGTTACTGGATCATCATATTGTGGTGTGCGCTCATCATAATCCAGATGGAGCCCACGACGACAATAGCGATAATCAGGACGGCAAACACAAGAGCCACCACGTTCCAGCGCTCTTCTGAGGACGTATTCAGGTGCAGGAAGTACACCAGATGTACCAGAATCTGAACAACGGCACATCCCACCACCGTGAAAAGAATGGCGCTATGTGAGGCTGTGCCGCTCATGACCATACTGAAAGGAATCACTGTCAAAATTACAGACAGAACAAAACCTATCACATATGACTTCACGCTGCCGTGGCTGGCACCTGCATGATCGGTTGTTGAATGACTCATTACATTGCCCCCAGCAGATAAACAACGGTGAAGACACAGATCCATACCACGTCGAGGAAGTGCCAGAACAGACTCAGGCACATCAGACGCGTTTTATTGGTTGCAGTCAGGCCACGCTTGGACACCTGAATCATCATGATGACCAACCAGATCAGACCGCCTGTTACGTGCAGTCCGTGGGTGCCGACTAGTGCGAAGAAGGCAGACAGGAACGCACTGCGATCCGGGCCATAGCCTTCAGCGATCAGGTGATGGAATTCATAGATTTCCATCCCGATAAACACCAGACCGAACAGGAAGGTCACGCCTAACCAGGTGTTAACCTGAGATTTGTTGCCCTTATTCATGGCGATCATTGCCATGCCGTAGGTAATACTACTGAACAACAGCGCGAACGTTTCCACCAGCACAAAAGGCAGTTGGAAAAGTTCCTTCCCGCTTGGGCCACCCGCAGTACCGTTAACCAGTACCGCATAGGTTGCGAACAGTGACCCGAAAATGATCAGGTCGCTCATCAGGTAGACCCAGAAGCCGAATACTTTGTTGGCTCCTGCGTCGTGGTGCCCATGCTCGGCATGGGCAGTATTGTGGTTAGTCAGAGTTTCAGTTGACATGTTTCACGCCTGCCTTACTGAGTTGATCAAAATTCTGATTCTCAATTTGCTCAATTTCTTTAACCGGCACGTAGTAATCCACGTCTTGATTAAAGCTATGCACAATCCAGGTCACAATCATGCCAGCGAAGCCGGCGATAGCAAGCCACCAGATATGCCAGATCATGGCAAAACCGAATACCAGGCTGAATGCGGAGATAATCACACCTGCGCCGGTGTTCTTCGGCATGTGAATCTCTTCATAGCTGGCAGGGCGCTTGTAAGCTTCACCTTTCTCTTTCGCTTCCCAGAATGCGTCACGGTCGTTGACGTGTGGCACGATAGCGAAGTTATAGAACGGTGCAGGAGAAGAGGTTGCCCACTCCAGCGTACGTCCACCCCACGGATCGCCCGTCAGATCGCGGTTCTGGTCACGGTCACGGATACTGACGTAGAACTGCATAACCTGACACAGTACGCCGATACCAATCAATACCGCACCGATGGAGGCCACAACCAGTAAGGCGTGGAACTCAGGGTTGATTTGCTGACTCAGACGACGCGTCATTCCCATGAAGCCGAGGACATACAGCGGCATGAAGGCAACGAAGAAGCCGATAATCCAGAACCAGAATGCGCGCTTACCCCAGGTTTCGTTCAGGGTGAAGCCAAAGGCTTTCGGGAACCAGTAAGTAATACCTGCGAAGCAACCGAACACTACGCCGCCGATGATCACGTTATGGAAGTGAGCAATCAGGAACAGACTGTTGTGCAGGACAAAGTTCGCACCCGGTACGGCCAGCAGTACCCCGGTCATCCCACCGATGGTGAAGGTGATGATGAAGCCCGTGGTCCACAGCATCGCGGAGTTGGATTCGATACGGCCTTGATACATGGTGAACAGCCAGTTGAAGATTTTAACCCCGGTCGGGATTGAAATAATCATGGTGGCTATACCAAAGAAGGCGTTGACGTTCGCGCCAGACCCCATGGTAAAGAAGTGGTGCAACCAAACGATGAACGACAGAACCGTAATCGCAATCGTTGCCCACACCAGTGAGGTGTAGCCAAACAGCCGTTTTTTACAGAAGGTCGCAACCACTTCGGAGTAAATACCGAAGACTGGCAGCACCAGAATGTAAACCTCAGGATGACCCCATGCCCAAATCAGGTTGATGTACATCATCATGTTGCCACCCATATCATTGGTAAAGAAATGGGTGCCGAGGTAACGGTCAAGCGTCAGTAGTGCAATGGTCACGGTCAATATCGGGAATGCGGCAATGATCAGCACGTTGGTACACAGTGCCGTCCAGGTAAATACTGGCATTTTCATCAGCGTCATGCCCGGTGCGCGCATCTTCAGAATCGTAGCGAAGAAGTTAACACCTGTCAGCGTGGTACCTATACCGGATATCTGTAGACTCCATATCCAGTAATCGACCCCGACGCCGGGACTGTACTCCTTTCCTGAAAGCGGCGGATACGCCACCCAGCCAGTCTGCGCAAATTCACCTACCCCGAGAGAGAGGTTGATCAAGATAACGCCAGCGACAAACAGCCAGAAGCTGAGGGAGTTCAGGAATGGGAAAGCAACGTCACGCGCACCGATCTGCAAGGGAACCGCAAGGTTCATCAAGCCAACAACGAACGGGGTTGCCACGAAGAAGATCATGATGACACCGTGTGCGGTGAAAATCTGATCGTAGTGGTGAGCGTTTAAGAAGCCTTCTTGCCCGGCAGAGGCCAGCACCTGCTGGCCACGCATCATGATGGCATCGGCAAAACCACGTATCATCATCACCAGACCGACGATGATGTACATGATACCGATTTTCTTGTGGTCTACGGAGGTGAACCATTCGGCCCACAGCCATTTCCACTTACCGAAATAGGTTATTGCCGCCAGCAGCGCAAGGCCGCCAACGATGATCGCCGCCACGGTGACCATAATAATGGGTTCGTGATACGGAACCGCATCGAGTGTAAGTTTTCCGAACATCGTATTATCCCTCGGCTCCTTTGTGCGAGCTATGCTCGCCCATGTTCATACCCTCACCGTGTTGCATGTTTTCGTCGGGC
It encodes:
- a CDS encoding MFS transporter, encoding MNDNKMTPGELRATWGLGAVFSLRMLGMFMVLPVLTTYGMALQGASEALIGIAIGIYGLMQAIFQIPFGLVSDRIGRKPLIVGGLLIFALGSVIAALSDSIWGIILGRALQGAGAISAAVMALLSDLTREQNRTKAMAFIGVSFGVTFAIAMVVGPIVTHAFGLQALFWGIALLSLAGIVITLTLIPSAPAHVLNRESAMVRGSFRKVLGNSRLLKLNIGIMCLHILLMSSFVALPRVMESVGLAPQDHWKVYLVTMLISFVGVVPFIIYAEVKRRMKQVFIGCIVVLIAAEVVLWKADNHLWQIIIGVQLFFLAFNVMEALLPSLISKESPAGYKGTAMGVYSTTQFIGVAIGGSIGGGLFELYGASAVFMAGAAIAAIWLLVSVTMQEPPYLSSLRITLSDLALQDSELEQKIRTQPGVAEVVIVPDEYSAYVKIDNKKTNRQQLEQLVGQS
- the panE gene encoding 2-dehydropantoate 2-reductase; its protein translation is MKITVLGCGALGQLWLAALHQQGHDVQGWLRIPQPYCPVNVTMLDGQHCNLNLTANDPDHLAQSELLLVTLKAWQVSDAITVLLPQLNPHCTILLLHNGMGTREELPSLPQSLVLGITTHAARRDANNVVHVAAGTTHIGTFNGDSSQSHLAEVLHQALPDVAWHTNISATCWLKLAANCVINPLTVKYHCTNGELSAYPELIVSLCQEVASVMEREGFHTSPDSLLLYVNQIIQNTAANTSSMLQDIIAQRHTEIDYITGYLLHRARLHGLMLPENARLFDYIKQKENDYDRIGTGVSGTW
- a CDS encoding cytochrome o ubiquinol oxidase subunit IV, which translates into the protein MSHSTTDHAGASHGSVKSYVIGFVLSVILTVIPFSMVMSGTASHSAILFTVVGCAVVQILVHLVYFLHLNTSSEERWNVVALVFAVLIIAIVVVGSIWIMMSAHHNMMIQ
- a CDS encoding cytochrome o ubiquinol oxidase subunit III; amino-acid sequence: MSTETLTNHNTAHAEHGHHDAGANKVFGFWVYLMSDLIIFGSLFATYAVLVNGTAGGPSGKELFQLPFVLVETFALLFSSITYGMAMIAMNKGNKSQVNTWLGVTFLFGLVFIGMEIYEFHHLIAEGYGPDRSAFLSAFFALVGTHGLHVTGGLIWLVIMMIQVSKRGLTATNKTRLMCLSLFWHFLDVVWICVFTVVYLLGAM
- the yajL gene encoding protein deglycase YajL; amino-acid sequence: MTASALVCLAPGSEETEAVTTIDLLVRAGIQVTLASVASDGNLEIVCSRGVRLLADAPLATVADRPFDVLVLPGGLQGAECFRDSPILVECIRQAHLEGKIVAAMCATPALVLEYHQLFPVGNMTGYPAFKDKIAPEKWMEKRVVYDPRVNLLTTQGPGTSMDFALKIIDLLLGKEKAADVAAQLILPPGIHNYRD
- the cyoB gene encoding cytochrome o ubiquinol oxidase subunit I, whose translation is MFGKLTLDAVPYHEPIIMVTVAAIIVGGLALLAAITYFGKWKWLWAEWFTSVDHKKIGIMYIIVGLVMMIRGFADAIMMRGQQVLASAGQEGFLNAHHYDQIFTAHGVIMIFFVATPFVVGLMNLAVPLQIGARDVAFPFLNSLSFWLFVAGVILINLSLGVGEFAQTGWVAYPPLSGKEYSPGVGVDYWIWSLQISGIGTTLTGVNFFATILKMRAPGMTLMKMPVFTWTALCTNVLIIAAFPILTVTIALLTLDRYLGTHFFTNDMGGNMMMYINLIWAWGHPEVYILVLPVFGIYSEVVATFCKKRLFGYTSLVWATIAITVLSFIVWLHHFFTMGSGANVNAFFGIATMIISIPTGVKIFNWLFTMYQGRIESNSAMLWTTGFIITFTIGGMTGVLLAVPGANFVLHNSLFLIAHFHNVIIGGVVFGCFAGITYWFPKAFGFTLNETWGKRAFWFWIIGFFVAFMPLYVLGFMGMTRRLSQQINPEFHALLVVASIGAVLIGIGVLCQVMQFYVSIRDRDQNRDLTGDPWGGRTLEWATSSPAPFYNFAIVPHVNDRDAFWEAKEKGEAYKRPASYEEIHMPKNTGAGVIISAFSLVFGFAMIWHIWWLAIAGFAGMIVTWIVHSFNQDVDYYVPVKEIEQIENQNFDQLSKAGVKHVN
- a CDS encoding YajQ family cyclic di-GMP-binding protein, whose amino-acid sequence is MPSFDIVSEIDMQEVRNAVENATRDLSTRWDFRNVPASFELNEKSQTIKVASESDFQVQQLVDILREKLVKRGIEGGALEIPEEMEHSGKTYSVEAKLKQGIETTLAKQIIKLIKDSKLKVQAQIQGEQVRVTGKSRDDLQGVMALIRGGNLGQPFQFTNFRD
- the cyoE gene encoding heme o synthase → MIKQYLQVTKPGIIFGNLISVIGGFLLAAQGRIDYPLFFATLVGVSLVVASGCVFNNVIDRDIDKKMERTKNRVLVKGLISLKVTLVYASLLGIAGFALLYIAANPLAMWLAVMGFVVYVGVYSLYMKRHSVYGTLIGSLSGAAPPVIGYCAVSNQFDAGALILLLIFSLWQMPHSYAIAIFRFKDYQAANIPVLPVVKGISVAKHHITLYIVAFAVATLMLSLGGYAGYKYLIVAAAVSVWWLGMALSGYKNAIDDRVWARKLFVFSIVAITSLSVMMSVDSMAPAHEIMLTYLR
- the thiI gene encoding tRNA uracil 4-sulfurtransferase ThiI; this translates as MKFIIKLFPEITIKSQSVRLRFIKILTGNIRNVLKHYDETLAVVRHWDHIEVRAKDENQRGAIRDALTRIPGIHHILEVEDHSYTDVHNIFEQALALYRERLEGKTFCVRVKRRGKHEFSSQDVERYVGGGLNQHIETARVNLTTPQVTVHLEIEQDRLLLIKGRSEGIGGYPIGTQEDVLSLISGGFDSGVSSYMLMRRGCRVHYCFFNLGGAAHEIGVKQVAHYLWNRFGSSHRVRFIAIDFDPVVGEILEKVDDGQMGVVLKRMMVRAASKVAERYGVQALVTGEALGQVSSQTLTNLRLIDNASDTLILRPLISHDKEHIIKQARELGTEDFAKTMPEYCGVISKSPTVKAVKAKIEAEEGHFDFAILDRVVSEARNIDIREIAEQTKQEVVEVETVASFAPTDVLLDIRAPDEQDDKPLELDQIEIKSLPFYKLGTQFGDLDQSKTYLLYCERGVMSRLQALYLREQGFSNVKVYRP